From Leptotrichia wadei, one genomic window encodes:
- a CDS encoding PD-(D/E)XK nuclease family protein → MKISYKEIGSNLKEILFEEFRKNEDVLFVFENSASFFEIKREFLRDEEMQRELGIFQNFKMMNNYDFYENLFVTDKIVIKEEKQVVLFYNSLNEKLKKKLEVSSYYDIIDIAYNYYNLFAELQEYKIDLEKVELEKWQEELFETLKMVDEKVKETCQLKGLILPYMLRNVENISNNFLKRYKKIYFVNKVKFSPFEKEIVEKFEEKGLIVENILQLSENDFNEKELKISENFSLPAKEIFDKKNINVEIHEFSSKFGELLGLVRKLEEVEKENRKVSKENDNLKENYRIFEAQENAEEAKSDYQLLRQKKISSNLEITMKDTKIYRILNLIYNLLDNVKEIDRKDKEKLLLFRVKDFYDAYKSNDLLEIFNLKESYYIFQDLVSKDYKYISKEELERINQEVLEKLEKENQKEKFKEIYNQRMTAVCKIIKFVEKLEEIYGYTTLKEYSDYLEKIYLDNEKKVKQDKNVKDKYFEALSEMVVLEDFSFDNLWDKFFNENVSANLLKLFLKYLDKKSIGLTLEDSAEDESEDSFSINSFENISENTKENVIILNLQDSFPKVKIHNFLFSKVQRAKMGLPTSDDKKLIELFKIYQNILAAKNVYLAYVKDLEKNIDSASVIEELKLKYGIEVTKGEISEAEELYFVKKYFLKDRKEKWEKKEIGEFIPSKLEKNFEKIKNEKLSLGYYSFEKMRDFEYGYYLEKAIGEQEVEEIEDEINVKIFGTIIHAFYENVVMENKVALENKTFKIDRDQLSEILKKVLNSFDYKVPKEYLEFYRKVSFEEILNSAEKYFKELIEKLEAEKNIEIHFEERIKLSSEKELFENVFINGVTDLHIKTSDKDYLFDYKSGKLKDSYNSYKNDKVYKAMEQLDYYSIMLENDGKENIKKIVVDTWEGKLVPDNRSEDKILTKKAVEEVVSNYRNSQFYDLGNYKDPKNYFYKEYKNICRGEDELGDEEE, encoded by the coding sequence ATGAAAATTAGTTATAAAGAAATTGGATCTAATTTAAAAGAGATATTATTTGAAGAATTTAGGAAAAATGAAGATGTTCTTTTTGTGTTTGAAAATTCGGCTTCATTTTTTGAGATTAAAAGGGAATTTTTACGAGATGAGGAAATGCAGAGGGAATTAGGGATTTTTCAGAATTTTAAGATGATGAATAATTATGATTTTTATGAAAATTTGTTTGTGACAGACAAAATTGTGATAAAAGAGGAAAAGCAAGTTGTATTATTTTACAATTCGTTGAACGAGAAGTTGAAAAAAAAATTGGAGGTGTCGAGTTATTACGATATTATCGACATTGCCTATAATTATTACAACTTGTTTGCAGAATTACAAGAATATAAGATTGATTTGGAAAAAGTTGAGTTGGAAAAATGGCAGGAAGAATTGTTTGAAACGCTGAAAATGGTGGATGAAAAGGTAAAAGAAACTTGTCAGTTAAAAGGACTGATTTTGCCATATATGCTTAGAAATGTGGAAAATATTTCAAATAATTTTTTGAAAAGATACAAAAAAATTTATTTTGTGAATAAAGTGAAATTTTCTCCGTTTGAAAAGGAAATTGTGGAAAAATTTGAGGAAAAAGGTCTGATTGTGGAAAATATCTTGCAATTATCAGAAAATGATTTTAATGAAAAAGAATTGAAAATATCTGAAAATTTTTCATTGCCAGCGAAGGAAATTTTTGATAAAAAGAATATAAATGTGGAAATTCATGAATTTAGTAGTAAATTTGGAGAATTGTTGGGGCTAGTTAGAAAGTTGGAGGAAGTTGAGAAAGAGAATAGAAAAGTGAGCAAGGAAAATGATAATTTGAAAGAAAATTATCGGATTTTTGAGGCACAGGAAAATGCTGAAGAGGCAAAAAGTGATTATCAGCTTTTGAGACAGAAAAAGATTTCTTCAAATTTGGAAATAACGATGAAGGATACGAAAATCTATCGAATTTTGAATTTGATTTACAATTTGCTAGATAACGTGAAGGAAATTGATAGGAAAGATAAGGAGAAATTACTTTTATTTCGAGTGAAAGATTTTTATGACGCCTATAAATCAAATGATTTATTGGAGATTTTTAACTTGAAGGAAAGTTATTATATTTTTCAAGATTTGGTTTCAAAGGATTATAAGTACATTTCAAAAGAGGAATTGGAGCGAATAAATCAAGAAGTTTTAGAAAAATTAGAAAAAGAGAACCAAAAGGAAAAATTTAAGGAAATTTACAATCAAAGAATGACAGCTGTTTGTAAAATTATTAAATTTGTTGAAAAGTTGGAAGAAATTTATGGATATACTACGTTGAAAGAATATAGCGATTACTTGGAAAAAATTTATTTGGATAATGAGAAGAAAGTGAAACAGGACAAGAATGTAAAAGACAAATATTTTGAGGCTTTGTCAGAAATGGTTGTGCTTGAAGATTTTAGTTTTGATAATCTGTGGGATAAATTTTTTAATGAGAATGTTTCGGCTAATTTGTTGAAATTATTTTTGAAATATTTGGATAAAAAGTCGATTGGATTGACTTTGGAAGATAGTGCTGAAGATGAGTCTGAAGACAGCTTTTCGATAAATTCATTTGAAAATATTTCTGAAAATACGAAGGAAAATGTAATTATTTTGAATTTACAGGATTCATTTCCAAAAGTAAAAATTCATAATTTTTTATTCTCAAAAGTTCAGCGTGCAAAAATGGGGCTTCCTACAAGTGATGATAAAAAATTGATTGAATTGTTTAAAATTTATCAAAATATTCTTGCGGCAAAAAATGTGTATTTGGCGTATGTCAAGGATTTGGAGAAGAATATTGATTCAGCGAGTGTTATTGAAGAATTGAAGTTGAAGTATGGAATTGAAGTTACGAAAGGTGAAATAAGTGAAGCGGAAGAGCTTTATTTTGTAAAAAAATATTTCTTGAAGGATAGAAAAGAGAAATGGGAGAAAAAGGAAATTGGAGAGTTTATTCCATCGAAATTGGAGAAAAATTTTGAGAAAATAAAAAATGAAAAATTGAGTTTAGGATATTATTCGTTTGAGAAAATGAGAGATTTTGAGTATGGATATTATTTGGAAAAAGCGATTGGTGAGCAGGAAGTCGAAGAAATCGAGGATGAAATAAATGTTAAGATTTTTGGAACGATAATTCATGCTTTTTATGAAAATGTTGTAATGGAAAATAAGGTTGCTTTGGAGAATAAAACTTTTAAAATTGATCGAGATCAATTATCAGAAATTTTGAAAAAAGTGCTAAATTCATTTGATTATAAGGTTCCTAAGGAATATTTGGAATTTTATAGAAAAGTTTCGTTTGAAGAGATTTTGAATTCGGCAGAGAAATATTTTAAAGAATTGATTGAAAAATTGGAAGCAGAAAAGAATATCGAAATTCATTTTGAGGAGAGAATAAAATTATCTTCAGAAAAAGAATTGTTTGAAAATGTGTTTATCAATGGGGTTACGGATTTACATATAAAAACTAGTGACAAGGATTATTTATTTGATTATAAGTCTGGAAAATTGAAAGATAGTTACAATAGTTATAAAAATGATAAGGTTTATAAAGCGATGGAACAGTTGGATTATTATTCGATAATGTTGGAGAATGATGGCAAAGAAAATATTAAGAAGATTGTTGTTGACACTTGGGAAGGTAAATTGGTGCCAGATAATAGAAGTGAGGATAAAATATTGACTAAAAAGGCTGTTGAAGAAGTGGTTAGTAACTATCGAAATTCTCAATTTTATGATTTAGGAAATTATAAAGATCCAAAAAATTATTTTTACAAAGAGTATAAAAATATTTGTAGAGGGGAGGATGAATTAGGCGATGAAGAAGAATAA
- the secG gene encoding preprotein translocase subunit SecG — translation MLENLLIIALVILSIIMISVILLQPDRSQGLAKSSANILDEEKEGIEKFTEIVATLFLVVAILFQIVR, via the coding sequence GTGTTAGAAAATTTATTAATTATAGCTTTAGTAATTTTATCAATCATCATGATAAGCGTAATTTTACTACAGCCAGACAGAAGCCAAGGTTTAGCAAAAAGTTCTGCAAATATCTTGGATGAAGAAAAAGAAGGAATTGAAAAATTTACAGAAATAGTTGCAACATTATTTCTAGTCGTTGCAATTTTATTCCAAATTGTAAGATAA
- the tpiA gene encoding triose-phosphate isomerase, whose product MRKVIVAGNWKMNKTAKEAAKFFNELKPLVADVKNAGIIIGAPFTALETATRETAGSNIKIAAENMNAKESGAYTGEVSPLMLKDLGVEYVILGHSERREYYHENDEIINEKVKSALAHDLKPILCIGEKLEQREAGTTNDVVKTQIVGGLKDVTAEQMANVVLAYEPVWAIGTGKTATPDQAQEVHAFIRGLLTDLYGKEVAENVTVQYGGSMNDGNAADLIAQTDIDGGLVGGASLIPEKFAVIIKAGDAAAK is encoded by the coding sequence ATGAGAAAAGTAATAGTAGCTGGAAACTGGAAAATGAACAAAACTGCGAAAGAAGCAGCAAAATTCTTTAATGAATTGAAACCTTTAGTAGCAGATGTTAAAAATGCAGGAATTATAATTGGAGCACCTTTTACTGCATTGGAAACAGCAACTAGAGAAACTGCAGGAAGCAACATTAAAATTGCCGCTGAAAATATGAACGCTAAAGAAAGTGGAGCATATACTGGAGAAGTTTCACCATTAATGTTAAAAGATTTAGGTGTGGAATATGTAATTTTAGGACATTCTGAAAGAAGAGAATATTACCATGAAAATGATGAAATTATCAATGAAAAAGTAAAATCAGCATTAGCTCACGACTTAAAACCAATTTTATGTATTGGAGAAAAATTAGAACAAAGAGAAGCTGGAACAACTAACGACGTTGTAAAAACTCAAATTGTTGGTGGATTAAAAGACGTTACAGCTGAACAAATGGCAAATGTTGTACTTGCTTATGAACCAGTATGGGCAATTGGAACAGGTAAAACTGCCACTCCAGATCAAGCTCAAGAAGTTCATGCATTCATCAGAGGATTATTGACTGACTTATACGGAAAAGAAGTTGCAGAAAATGTAACAGTTCAATACGGTGGTTCAATGAACGATGGAAATGCAGCTGACTTAATTGCACAAACAGACATTGACGGTGGATTAGTAGGAGGAGCAAGTTTAATTCCTGAAAAATTCGCTGTAATAATAAAAGCTGGAGATGCAGCAGCTAAATAA
- a CDS encoding MarR family winged helix-turn-helix transcriptional regulator, with the protein MDNKGKMEIQKCIYFSISKMFRIVNKIAEESFEKIDIYPTHGFLMIILKEEENGLTVNQISETLAIAPSTVTRFVDRLISKGYVKREKSGKNSITKITEEGLKIIPDIYKSWDGISEKIEEVVGNEEYLRKTGEDFKEFADILGKDKKYDQISEDFDFWII; encoded by the coding sequence ATGGATAATAAAGGAAAAATGGAAATTCAAAAATGTATTTATTTTTCAATTTCAAAGATGTTTAGAATAGTTAATAAAATAGCGGAAGAATCATTTGAAAAGATAGATATTTATCCAACGCACGGATTTTTGATGATTATATTGAAGGAAGAAGAAAATGGGCTTACAGTAAATCAAATATCTGAAACATTGGCAATAGCTCCATCGACAGTTACACGCTTTGTGGATAGATTAATTTCCAAAGGATATGTGAAAAGGGAAAAGTCTGGAAAAAATTCAATTACGAAAATAACTGAAGAAGGTCTGAAAATAATACCTGACATTTACAAATCGTGGGATGGAATTTCAGAAAAAATAGAAGAAGTTGTAGGAAATGAAGAGTACTTGAGAAAAACTGGCGAAGATTTTAAGGAATTTGCAGATATTCTTGGAAAAGATAAAAAATATGATCAAATAAGTGAAGATTTTGATTTTTGGATTATATAA
- a CDS encoding AI-2E family transporter has protein sequence MKFYNEEKLLKLRNILIVTVLALLALLLFFRVYDNFAKQIKLVTSTIFPFILSFIIVYCLMPFIDMISEKNKNDIFLKNDKLNELEKVEKMNISDSEKRKKIELFNDISQSKKKKRIKLNRTFAILLVLTIFFVIFLYIVLTIVPIFTKQVSSLIDFLLKNQEKLQNNFFGFLKSNNIDLKSSLMSSKDIIVSNVIKVLSSSFSLISSTFSLLFMTPIFTIMLIFSYDNMENGVKRALQNMDREDLIVLIKNMDETIGKYILVTALDSMIVGVVSFIIFYFLKMDYSMLFSVIIGFGNVIPFIGPFIGLIPAILYAFTKSFKLVIFIVVLITIVQTIEANIVKPWLTGKSVEMHPITTLLVVLIGGALFGIGGAFIAIPAYIIIKLAFLFFWEKYTVDNKLNKNRK, from the coding sequence ATGAAATTTTACAATGAGGAAAAGCTGTTAAAATTAAGAAATATTTTAATTGTAACGGTATTGGCACTTTTGGCACTTTTGTTATTTTTTAGAGTTTACGATAATTTCGCAAAACAAATAAAACTTGTTACAAGTACAATTTTTCCATTTATTTTATCGTTTATAATCGTATACTGTCTTATGCCTTTTATTGATATGATAAGTGAAAAAAACAAAAATGACATTTTTTTAAAAAATGATAAACTTAATGAGCTGGAAAAAGTGGAAAAGATGAATATAAGCGATTCAGAAAAAAGAAAAAAAATAGAGTTGTTTAATGATATTTCGCAGAGCAAGAAGAAAAAAAGAATTAAATTAAATCGTACATTTGCAATTTTACTTGTACTGACTATATTTTTTGTGATTTTTCTTTACATTGTTTTGACAATTGTGCCGATATTTACAAAGCAGGTATCGAGTCTTATTGATTTCTTGCTAAAAAATCAGGAAAAGCTTCAAAATAATTTTTTTGGATTTCTTAAAAGTAATAATATCGACCTTAAAAGTTCTCTGATGAGTTCTAAGGATATAATTGTATCTAATGTCATAAAAGTATTAAGTTCAAGTTTTTCGCTGATAAGCAGCACATTCAGCCTGCTGTTTATGACTCCTATTTTTACAATAATGCTTATTTTCAGTTATGATAATATGGAAAATGGGGTTAAGAGAGCATTGCAGAATATGGATAGGGAAGACTTGATTGTTCTTATAAAAAATATGGATGAAACAATTGGGAAATATATTCTTGTAACAGCACTTGACAGTATGATAGTTGGAGTTGTATCATTTATAATATTTTATTTTTTGAAAATGGATTACAGTATGCTTTTTTCAGTAATTATAGGTTTTGGGAATGTGATTCCGTTTATTGGTCCGTTTATTGGACTGATTCCGGCTATACTTTATGCTTTTACAAAATCATTTAAATTAGTGATTTTTATTGTAGTGCTAATTACGATTGTACAAACAATAGAAGCAAATATTGTAAAACCGTGGCTTACTGGAAAATCTGTAGAAATGCATCCAATTACGACGCTTCTGGTAGTTCTTATTGGAGGAGCTTTATTTGGAATTGGAGGAGCATTTATTGCAATTCCTGCATATATCATTATTAAATTAGCTTTCCTGTTTTTTTGGGAAAAATATACTGTAGATAATAAATTAAATAAAAACAGAAAATGA
- the der gene encoding ribosome biogenesis GTPase Der gives MKHTVAIVGRPNVGKSTLFNKLVGDRLSIVKDEPGVTRDRLYREMEWSGKEFILVDTGGLEPRTEDFMMGKIKQQAQVAIDEADVIIFLVDGKAGITGLDEDVATVLRKQDKKVVVAVNKIDNYMRDQENIFEFYGLGFEEVIGISGEHKTNLGDLLDAVIEKFEDKKIKQTEDGLSIAILGRPNAGKSSLVNKLLNEERSIVSDIAGTTRDTIDSSLKYDGETYTLIDTAGIRRKSKVEDDIEYYSVLRAMKSIKRADVCVLMLDATELLTDQDKRIAGMIYEERKPIIIAINKWDLIEKDNNSVKEFTELVKADLAFLDYAPIVTISALTGKRTLNILEQARFINEEYHKKITTGLLNQILSEIIAQNPVPTRKGRAVKINYATQVSQAPPKFVFFANNPELIHFSYQRYIENKLREYFGFEGCPIDIVFNKKSEKSFG, from the coding sequence ATGAAACATACGGTAGCAATTGTTGGTAGGCCCAATGTGGGGAAATCAACGTTATTTAATAAATTAGTGGGGGACAGGCTGTCAATTGTGAAGGATGAGCCTGGAGTTACTAGAGATAGGCTGTATCGTGAGATGGAATGGAGCGGGAAAGAATTTATACTGGTGGATACTGGTGGGCTTGAGCCACGAACTGAGGATTTTATGATGGGGAAAATTAAGCAGCAGGCACAAGTTGCAATTGATGAAGCGGATGTAATTATATTTTTGGTTGATGGGAAGGCTGGTATTACAGGACTTGATGAAGATGTAGCAACTGTACTTAGAAAGCAGGATAAAAAAGTTGTTGTAGCTGTAAATAAAATTGATAATTATATGCGTGATCAGGAAAATATTTTTGAGTTTTATGGACTAGGATTTGAGGAAGTTATTGGAATTTCCGGAGAGCATAAGACAAACTTGGGAGATTTGCTGGATGCTGTAATTGAAAAATTTGAGGATAAAAAGATAAAGCAAACTGAAGATGGACTTAGTATTGCCATTTTGGGAAGACCGAATGCCGGGAAATCTTCGCTTGTAAATAAACTTTTGAATGAAGAGCGTTCTATTGTAAGTGATATTGCAGGGACAACAAGGGATACGATTGATTCCAGCTTGAAATATGATGGAGAAACTTATACTTTAATTGATACAGCGGGAATCCGTAGAAAGTCAAAAGTGGAAGATGATATTGAGTATTACAGTGTATTACGTGCAATGAAATCTATAAAAAGGGCGGATGTATGTGTGCTTATGCTGGATGCGACAGAACTTTTGACAGATCAGGATAAGAGAATCGCTGGAATGATTTATGAGGAGAGAAAGCCGATTATTATTGCCATAAATAAATGGGATTTAATTGAAAAGGATAATAATAGCGTAAAGGAATTTACTGAGCTTGTGAAGGCTGATCTGGCGTTCTTGGATTATGCGCCGATTGTTACAATTTCGGCATTGACTGGAAAAAGAACTTTGAATATTTTAGAGCAGGCTAGATTTATTAATGAGGAATATCATAAAAAGATAACTACTGGTCTTTTGAATCAGATTTTGTCAGAAATAATAGCGCAAAATCCGGTTCCAACGAGAAAAGGTCGAGCAGTAAAAATAAATTATGCAACACAAGTAAGCCAAGCACCGCCGAAATTTGTATTTTTTGCAAATAATCCAGAATTAATACATTTTTCTTATCAAAGATATATTGAAAATAAATTGAGGGAATATTTTGGATTTGAAGGATGTCCGATTGATATTGTATTTAATAAGAAGAGTGAAAAGTCTTTTGGATAG
- a CDS encoding transketolase family protein, whose translation MEKKSTRVAYGETLVKLGKINKDVVVLEADLSKSTMTAYFQKEFPERHINIGIAEADMIATAAGIATTGKIAFASTFAHFAAGRAFDQIRNSVAYTQLNVKICPTHAGVSLGEDGGSHQSVEDVALMRAIPGMVVLSPADAVETEKMIFAAAEYEGPVYVRLGRLNIPVLFDEDYTFEIGKAVTLTQGDDVAILATGLMVSEALKAEKLLEEKGIKARVINVSTIKPLDTETILKAAKECKFIVTSEEHSVIGGLGSAVSEYLSEVHPTKVIKHGIQDIFGQSADGETMLTNYGLRAENIVELVLKNM comes from the coding sequence ATGGAAAAAAAATCAACTAGAGTAGCTTACGGGGAAACATTGGTTAAATTAGGGAAAATAAATAAAGATGTAGTGGTTCTGGAAGCTGATTTGTCAAAATCGACAATGACTGCATATTTTCAAAAGGAATTTCCAGAAAGACATATAAACATTGGAATTGCAGAAGCTGACATGATTGCAACCGCAGCAGGAATTGCAACAACTGGTAAAATAGCATTTGCTTCGACTTTTGCACATTTTGCAGCAGGACGTGCTTTTGATCAAATTAGAAATTCGGTAGCATATACTCAATTAAATGTGAAAATCTGTCCAACTCATGCAGGAGTTTCGTTAGGAGAAGATGGAGGTTCGCACCAATCAGTTGAAGATGTGGCTTTAATGCGTGCAATTCCAGGAATGGTTGTATTATCGCCAGCAGATGCGGTTGAAACAGAAAAAATGATTTTTGCAGCGGCTGAATATGAAGGGCCTGTCTATGTAAGACTTGGAAGATTGAATATTCCAGTATTATTCGATGAAGATTATACATTTGAAATAGGAAAAGCCGTAACTTTGACACAAGGTGATGATGTAGCAATATTAGCTACAGGACTTATGGTTTCAGAGGCTTTAAAAGCTGAAAAACTATTGGAAGAAAAAGGAATAAAAGCAAGAGTAATCAATGTTTCAACAATAAAGCCGCTAGATACAGAAACTATTTTAAAAGCTGCGAAAGAATGTAAATTTATTGTAACAAGTGAAGAACATTCGGTAATTGGAGGATTGGGAAGCGCAGTTTCAGAATATTTATCTGAAGTTCATCCCACAAAAGTGATAAAACATGGAATACAAGATATTTTTGGACAAAGTGCAGATGGAGAAACTATGCTTACAAATTATGGATTAAGAGCTGAAAATATCGTAGAATTAGTTTTGAAAAATATGTAA
- a CDS encoding transketolase, producing MKIEDLQKKSKTLRKDIIEMIYGAKSGHPGGSLSIADILAVLYWKEMNVDPENPEMENRDRLVLSKGHAAPALYAALIEKGFLGKEGRDLIPTLRKWHSPLQGHPDMKKLAGVEMSTGSLGQGLSAANGMALSAKIYKNDYRVYAILGDGELQEGQVWEAVMTAAHYKLDNLVAIVDYNNLQIDGKVSDVMDVAPVGEKFKAFNWNVIEIDGHNYEEIINALDTARTVKGQPTVIVANTVKGKGVSFMENNAGFHGAAPNEEEYKKAMEELS from the coding sequence ATGAAAATTGAAGATTTGCAAAAAAAGTCAAAAACATTGAGAAAAGACATTATTGAAATGATTTATGGGGCAAAGTCAGGGCATCCAGGTGGTTCGCTTTCCATTGCCGATATTTTGGCTGTGCTTTACTGGAAGGAAATGAATGTTGACCCAGAAAATCCAGAAATGGAAAACCGTGACAGGCTTGTGCTTAGTAAAGGGCATGCAGCTCCTGCACTTTATGCGGCTTTAATTGAAAAGGGATTTTTAGGAAAAGAAGGAAGAGATCTTATTCCAACATTGAGAAAATGGCATTCTCCGCTTCAAGGACATCCTGATATGAAAAAATTGGCTGGAGTTGAAATGTCAACTGGTTCACTTGGGCAAGGGCTTTCTGCTGCAAATGGAATGGCTTTGAGTGCAAAAATTTATAAAAATGACTATAGAGTTTATGCGATTTTGGGAGATGGAGAATTGCAGGAAGGACAAGTTTGGGAAGCTGTAATGACGGCTGCGCATTATAAACTTGATAATTTAGTTGCGATAGTTGATTATAATAATTTGCAAATTGATGGAAAAGTTTCGGATGTAATGGATGTTGCTCCAGTCGGAGAAAAATTTAAGGCATTTAACTGGAATGTAATTGAAATTGACGGACATAATTATGAAGAAATCATAAATGCCCTTGATACAGCGAGAACAGTTAAAGGTCAGCCGACAGTTATCGTTGCAAATACTGTAAAAGGTAAAGGCGTTTCATTTATGGAAAATAATGCAGGATTTCACGGAGCTGCTCCAAATGAGGAAGAATATAAAAAAGCGATGGAAGAATTAAGCTGA
- a CDS encoding MFS transporter gives MNSRLTKKSYIIYGLGVSYFMIDQIYNQWLSYYYLPPETEKNLVPLLKPQYLVLAFIFSRIIDAISDPVVGFLSDNSKSRFGKRSIFMLIGGLPLGILTIMYFYPVKSSQLATLIYLSIVGGLYFTAYTLVAAPYNALIPDLASNKEERLNLSTMQSTFRLIFTGIAMVLPGILISKLGMVNGVLNTEVGIRKTVILITILSVLGIYACVFFLKEKQLTQNRPKTESLGFMKSISHLKDKEIILYFLGYFFFFCGFNILRGDLTYYLSTVMQKDIKYLTVISVVLFGMAGLFFPITNKFGKKYSYKKILIVDMLLLIAGTFGLLFINKNNSIFAYVFFVICGAGLSGAAFIFPQAMLSEISAKLSEIKKISLEGFMFGIQGMFLKLAFLVQQVVQSTLLVAGNQNVQNGVKGATELGVKVTLVVALSLFGVSLFFYNLKKED, from the coding sequence ATGAATTCAAGATTAACGAAGAAAAGTTATATAATTTACGGGCTTGGTGTTTCATATTTTATGATTGACCAGATCTATAATCAATGGCTGTCGTATTATTATTTACCGCCTGAAACGGAAAAAAACCTAGTTCCGTTGTTAAAGCCGCAATATTTGGTTTTGGCCTTTATTTTTTCGAGGATTATTGATGCAATCTCAGATCCTGTAGTAGGATTTTTATCAGATAATTCCAAATCTCGTTTTGGAAAAAGGTCAATATTTATGCTAATTGGAGGATTGCCGCTTGGGATTCTTACGATTATGTATTTTTATCCAGTTAAAAGTTCACAGCTGGCGACACTTATTTATTTGTCAATCGTTGGAGGGCTGTATTTTACAGCTTATACTCTAGTTGCAGCCCCGTATAACGCTTTAATTCCTGACTTGGCTTCAAATAAGGAGGAGAGGCTTAATCTTTCCACAATGCAATCGACTTTCAGGCTTATATTTACTGGAATTGCGATGGTATTGCCAGGTATTTTGATTTCAAAATTAGGTATGGTAAATGGAGTGCTGAATACGGAAGTTGGAATACGTAAAACAGTAATTTTGATTACAATATTATCAGTTTTGGGAATTTATGCATGCGTATTTTTTCTAAAGGAAAAACAGCTTACACAAAATCGTCCTAAGACTGAATCGCTAGGATTTATGAAATCAATTTCACATTTGAAGGATAAGGAAATTATTTTGTACTTTTTAGGATATTTCTTTTTCTTTTGCGGATTTAACATACTTCGTGGGGATTTAACATATTATTTGAGCACTGTAATGCAAAAGGACATTAAGTATTTGACTGTAATATCAGTTGTGCTGTTTGGGATGGCTGGGCTGTTTTTTCCGATTACGAATAAGTTTGGGAAAAAATATTCATATAAGAAAATATTGATTGTGGATATGCTGCTTTTAATAGCTGGAACTTTTGGGCTGCTGTTTATTAATAAAAATAATTCGATTTTTGCTTATGTGTTTTTTGTAATTTGTGGAGCAGGATTAAGTGGTGCGGCATTTATTTTTCCGCAGGCAATGCTTAGTGAAATTTCGGCAAAATTGTCTGAAATTAAAAAAATTAGTCTGGAAGGATTTATGTTTGGAATACAGGGAATGTTTTTAAAATTGGCATTTCTAGTTCAGCAGGTTGTTCAGTCAACTTTGCTAGTTGCTGGAAATCAAAATGTTCAAAATGGTGTAAAGGGTGCAACTGAACTGGGAGTTAAGGTAACGCTTGTTGTGGCATTGTCATTGTTTGGTGTTTCTTTGTTTTTTTATAATTTGAAAAAGGAAGATTAG